Proteins co-encoded in one Candidatus Thiodictyon syntrophicum genomic window:
- a CDS encoding ABC transporter ATP-binding protein has protein sequence MPGWSAEVKALLEPGETPLAWFEPDLDERRHYGSGQLCLTERRLLGRAAGTAAGAWASWPLAALTSVRAGHRGAAGRLAALGATGLVAVWHYTGARTAAAAQFAEVCQAAIDRGQGLTTETAEAQGTICPTCGAALPPGQATCVFCAAPPLPPPGRSLWRLTRFARPRAGLIALGFGLMLACTAAGLVPPYLTMPLLDKVLIPHQATGAPLDYHLAALYLYGLGGAALLAWLLGWGRTYVMAVVSERISADLRTETYAHLQALSLEFFGGKRTGDLMSRIGSDTDRICQFLSVSLLDLLNDVLTILMVSAVLVSIDPRLALVTLAPFPLIAWLVQRVRARLRHGFERGSRAWADMVSVLADTIPGIRVVKAFTQERREIERFNEANENVVGANMRVNTLWAFFGPTVSFLTELGLLVVWAFGVWEVGQDNVTVGVLTAFVAYIGRFYARLETLSRLVGAVQRAAAATHRVFEILDRVPSVPEPLHPVAPGRVTGAIAFRAVSFQYGPRRVLHDLDLAIRPGEMIGLVGHTGAGKTTLVNLICRFFDVAEGQILVDGVDIRSFPVEAYRRNIGIVLQEPFLFYGTIAENIAYGRPSASRAEVMAAARAASAHEFILRLPDGYDSLVGERGQSLSGGERQRISIARALLTDPQILILDEATSSVDTETEREIQGAIDNLTHGRTTIAIAHRLSTLRRADRLVVLARGRIIEVGTHKALLEQKGAYARLYHAQLEQAKQHLTL, from the coding sequence GTGCCCGGCTGGTCCGCCGAGGTCAAGGCCCTGCTCGAACCGGGCGAGACACCGCTCGCCTGGTTCGAGCCGGATCTGGATGAGCGCCGCCACTATGGGTCCGGGCAACTGTGCCTGACCGAGCGCCGATTGCTCGGGCGGGCGGCGGGGACCGCGGCGGGCGCCTGGGCCTCCTGGCCGCTCGCGGCCCTCACGTCGGTGCGCGCCGGCCACCGCGGCGCGGCGGGACGCCTGGCGGCCTTGGGGGCGACGGGACTGGTCGCCGTCTGGCACTACACCGGCGCCCGCACCGCGGCGGCGGCGCAGTTCGCCGAGGTCTGCCAGGCGGCGATCGACCGCGGCCAGGGTCTGACCACGGAGACGGCCGAGGCTCAGGGCACCATCTGCCCGACCTGCGGCGCCGCGCTCCCCCCCGGCCAGGCGACCTGTGTCTTTTGCGCCGCCCCGCCGCTGCCGCCGCCGGGGCGCTCGCTGTGGCGCCTGACGCGCTTCGCCCGCCCGCGGGCCGGTCTGATCGCGCTCGGCTTCGGCCTGATGCTCGCCTGCACCGCGGCCGGGCTGGTGCCGCCCTATCTCACCATGCCCTTGTTGGATAAGGTGCTGATCCCACACCAGGCGACCGGGGCCCCGCTCGACTACCACCTGGCGGCACTCTATCTGTACGGTCTGGGCGGCGCGGCGCTGCTCGCCTGGCTCCTGGGCTGGGGGCGTACCTATGTGATGGCCGTGGTCAGCGAGCGCATCAGCGCGGATCTGCGCACCGAGACCTATGCGCACCTCCAGGCCCTGTCGCTGGAGTTCTTCGGCGGCAAGCGCACCGGGGACCTGATGTCGCGCATCGGCAGCGACACGGACCGGATCTGCCAGTTTCTGTCGGTGAGCCTGCTCGATCTGCTCAATGACGTGCTGACCATCCTCATGGTGTCGGCGGTCCTGGTGTCGATCGACCCCCGCCTGGCCCTCGTGACACTCGCCCCCTTTCCGCTCATCGCCTGGCTGGTGCAGCGGGTGCGGGCGCGGCTGCGCCATGGCTTCGAGCGGGGCAGCCGCGCCTGGGCGGACATGGTGAGTGTGCTGGCCGACACCATCCCCGGCATCCGGGTGGTGAAGGCATTCACCCAGGAGCGACGCGAGATCGAGCGCTTCAACGAGGCCAACGAGAACGTCGTGGGCGCCAATATGCGCGTCAACACGCTTTGGGCCTTCTTCGGGCCTACCGTGAGTTTCCTCACCGAGCTGGGGCTCCTGGTGGTCTGGGCCTTCGGGGTTTGGGAGGTGGGCCAGGACAACGTCACCGTGGGCGTGCTGACCGCCTTCGTCGCCTACATCGGGCGCTTCTACGCACGCCTTGAGACCCTGAGCCGCCTGGTGGGCGCCGTGCAGCGGGCGGCCGCCGCTACCCACCGGGTGTTCGAGATCCTCGACCGGGTGCCCAGCGTGCCGGAACCGCTGCACCCGGTGGCACCGGGCCGGGTGACGGGGGCCATCGCGTTCCGGGCGGTCTCCTTCCAATACGGGCCGCGGCGCGTCCTGCACGACCTCGACCTTGCCATCCGACCCGGGGAGATGATCGGACTGGTGGGCCATACGGGGGCGGGCAAGACCACGCTGGTGAATCTGATCTGCCGCTTCTTCGACGTGGCCGAGGGGCAGATCCTGGTCGACGGGGTCGACATCCGCTCCTTCCCGGTAGAGGCCTATCGGCGCAACATCGGGATCGTGCTGCAGGAGCCCTTCCTGTTCTACGGCACCATCGCCGAGAACATCGCCTATGGCCGCCCGAGCGCCAGCCGGGCAGAGGTCATGGCCGCCGCGCGCGCCGCGAGCGCGCATGAGTTCATCCTGCGCCTGCCCGACGGCTACGATTCACTGGTCGGGGAGCGCGGCCAGTCACTCTCCGGCGGCGAGCGCCAGCGCATCTCGATCGCCCGGGCGCTCCTGACCGACCCCCAGATCCTGATCCTGGACGAGGCGACGTCCTCCGTCGACACCGAGACCGAACGCGAGATCCAGGGCGCCATCGACAACCTGACCCACGGGCGCACCACCATCGCCATCGCCCACCGCCTGAGCACGCTGCGCCGCGCCGACCGGCTGGTGGTCCTCGCGCGCGGGCGCATTATCGAGGTGGGGACCCACAAGGCGCTCCTGGAGCAGAAGGGGGCCTATGCGCGGCTCTACCATGCCCAGTTGGAGCAGGCGAAGCAGCATTTGACGCTGTAG
- a CDS encoding DUF1854 domain-containing protein — translation MTETPPSDPGFALRIDPFGRLVYRDATGRDYPDAVPVRAYPITDPGHWVIICDAEGRELRCIEDLSALPAALRTILEDELARREFVPQVRRVILVSSYLEPAEWEVETDRGLTRFVLKTEDDVRRLGPYSALLQDSQGIRYLVPDTRHLDPYSRRAVDRYL, via the coding sequence ATGACTGAGACGCCCCCGTCCGACCCCGGTTTCGCGTTGCGGATCGACCCCTTCGGCCGCCTCGTCTACCGCGACGCCACCGGCCGCGACTACCCGGACGCGGTGCCGGTGCGCGCCTACCCGATCACCGACCCCGGCCATTGGGTCATCATCTGCGATGCCGAGGGGCGCGAACTGCGTTGTATCGAGGACCTGAGCGCCCTGCCCGCCGCGCTGCGGACCATTCTGGAGGACGAACTGGCGCGACGCGAATTCGTGCCCCAGGTCCGGCGTGTCATCCTGGTCTCAAGTTATCTGGAGCCCGCGGAGTGGGAGGTCGAGACGGACCGCGGGCTGACGCGCTTCGTCCTCAAGACCGAGGACGATGTGCGCCGCCTGGGGCCCTACAGCGCCCTGCTGCAAGACTCCCAGGGCATCCGCTATCTGGTCCCCGATACCCGCCACCTGGACCCCTACAGTCGGCGGGCAGTGGATCGGTATCTTTAA
- a CDS encoding DUF1566 domain-containing protein: MLNHRLLQSALVATALGLLPQAQAASPDQAEKAHHGRPTQPAIPDADGVFWGCYSKLLTVVRLIDPARTHCSASEVMIHWNETGPVGPQGVQGPAGADGAPGADGAPGADGAPGVAGAPGAPGAPGPMGPQGPAGSKAAGPCYNNDQDRYQDCNNGTVTDTVTGLIWLKQANCFGEKPWSLANQAAAGLASGTCGLSDGSSAGDWRLPTAAEWGATVAQAHDMHCQAPVLTDTYGGNCYNTATTPPFLDVGGRYWSSETYAPAPTSAWDMELDDAGAAGLPGKDISDLVWPVRSGR; this comes from the coding sequence ATGCTGAATCATCGACTTCTTCAGAGCGCCTTGGTAGCGACGGCCTTGGGTTTGCTGCCGCAAGCGCAAGCCGCGAGTCCCGACCAGGCCGAGAAAGCCCACCATGGGCGGCCAACGCAACCCGCGATTCCGGACGCGGACGGGGTCTTCTGGGGGTGTTACTCCAAGCTGTTGACGGTGGTCCGCTTGATTGACCCGGCGCGCACGCACTGCAGCGCAAGCGAGGTCATGATCCACTGGAATGAGACCGGGCCGGTCGGTCCGCAGGGTGTGCAAGGGCCGGCGGGTGCTGACGGCGCACCCGGCGCTGACGGCGCCCCCGGCGCTGACGGGGCTCCCGGTGTTGCCGGTGCTCCCGGCGCTCCCGGTGCGCCCGGCCCAATGGGTCCGCAAGGCCCGGCCGGGTCGAAGGCGGCCGGTCCCTGCTATAATAACGACCAAGATCGTTATCAGGACTGCAATAATGGTACCGTGACGGATACGGTGACCGGCCTGATCTGGCTGAAGCAGGCAAATTGCTTTGGGGAGAAGCCCTGGAGTCTGGCGAACCAAGCGGCCGCGGGATTGGCCAGCGGGACCTGCGGTTTGAGCGATGGCTCGTCGGCCGGCGACTGGCGATTGCCCACTGCCGCGGAGTGGGGTGCGACGGTTGCCCAGGCACACGACATGCATTGTCAAGCGCCCGTCTTGACCGACACCTATGGCGGCAATTGTTATAACACAGCAACAACGCCGCCTTTCTTGGACGTTGGGGGCCGTTACTGGTCGTCGGAAACCTACGCGCCAGCCCCCACCTCTGCGTGGGACATGGAACTCGACGATGCCGGCGCGGCCGGCCTTCCCGGCAAGGACATTAGCGATTTAGTGTGGCCGGTGCGAAGTGGACGATGA
- a CDS encoding vWA domain-containing protein gives MKPVTLRRSQRPGPWRAALLLALLTGAWVASAEPLHPAGKRDLYERVLTHPGAMVAATPGGPGRDPLKALSRLYVYARETADGQEWLRVGTGTREESVLGWLPTRRTTPWRQQLTLAFTNRAAGRAPMLFLRGADDLRAILDSPAPGPAAAALRDSVAQGRPDPRVLAVEPFNFIDLSRHFYLLPILDFAEYRAATGDKVRALKVASVTLPDPAANQNPSDQAASAPPTPGAPAAPALPTPYRAAVIFVIDSTLSMGPYIAQTKAAVARFYQQVRAAGLLDRVAFGLVAFRAAAGDPAKAAGLEFIARTYANPAEIKDGRDFLRRVRTLDEARVATDRFDEDPYAGIQAALDTPDWRQRFAERHIILITDAGALDGSQRDPATGQRVQSSTGLDAARLRSLAGEAGTSIAVLHLLTPEARRQGNTEPAAAQYRTLSRNAVNQETAYFPIDEGSVRAFTAAIDTYAGRLIENLARPAAPGQPPPGAATPAGTDQAAQIRAIVDSLGHAARLAYLGQVEGTRAPEVFEAWISDRDFADPSRYAVDVRVLLTKDQLSDLQQVLKGIVEAAEADLNAEQGTRSFFDRLASVAARFSVDPQAGSRDQSTRLADLGLLGEYLQGLPYKSDVLALTQDTWTRWGAMRQYEFIDQLNKKIRRYGLYYADQDKWVDLAQSGGRDQSELVYPIPLGDLP, from the coding sequence GTGAAGCCTGTCACCCTGCGCCGCTCGCAGCGACCCGGACCCTGGCGTGCGGCCCTGCTGCTGGCCCTGCTGACCGGTGCCTGGGTCGCGTCGGCAGAACCGCTTCACCCCGCGGGCAAGCGCGACCTCTATGAGCGGGTGCTGACCCACCCGGGGGCCATGGTCGCCGCCACCCCGGGGGGCCCGGGCCGCGACCCGCTCAAGGCCCTGTCCCGACTCTACGTCTATGCCCGGGAAACGGCCGACGGGCAGGAGTGGCTGCGGGTGGGAACCGGGACGCGCGAGGAGAGCGTCCTGGGCTGGCTGCCGACGCGCCGGACGACCCCCTGGCGGCAGCAACTCACTTTGGCCTTCACCAACCGGGCGGCCGGGCGCGCGCCGATGCTGTTCCTGCGCGGTGCGGATGACCTGCGGGCCATCCTCGACAGCCCGGCCCCGGGACCAGCCGCCGCGGCCCTGCGAGACAGCGTCGCGCAGGGCCGGCCGGACCCGCGGGTCCTGGCGGTGGAGCCCTTTAATTTCATCGACTTAAGCCGGCATTTCTATCTGTTGCCGATCCTGGATTTCGCCGAGTACCGCGCCGCCACCGGCGACAAGGTGCGGGCGCTGAAGGTCGCCTCGGTGACCCTGCCGGACCCCGCTGCCAACCAGAACCCGAGCGACCAGGCGGCGTCCGCGCCCCCCACACCGGGGGCGCCGGCCGCACCCGCGCTGCCGACGCCCTACCGCGCCGCCGTCATCTTCGTCATCGACTCCACGCTTTCCATGGGACCCTACATCGCCCAGACCAAGGCCGCGGTCGCGCGCTTCTACCAGCAGGTCCGCGCGGCCGGGCTGCTCGATCGGGTCGCCTTCGGACTGGTCGCCTTTCGCGCCGCCGCGGGCGACCCCGCCAAGGCCGCGGGGCTCGAATTCATCGCCCGCACCTACGCCAACCCGGCCGAGATCAAGGATGGGCGCGATTTTCTCAGGCGCGTGCGCACCCTCGATGAGGCACGGGTCGCGACCGACCGGTTCGACGAGGACCCCTATGCCGGCATCCAGGCCGCGCTGGACACCCCCGACTGGCGGCAGCGCTTTGCCGAGCGCCACATCATCCTGATCACCGATGCCGGGGCACTCGACGGCTCCCAACGCGACCCCGCGACCGGTCAGCGGGTGCAATCCAGCACCGGGCTCGATGCCGCGCGCCTGCGCAGCCTCGCCGGCGAGGCCGGGACCTCCATCGCCGTGCTGCATCTCCTCACCCCCGAGGCCCGCCGCCAGGGCAACACCGAGCCCGCCGCCGCCCAGTACCGCACCCTGTCACGCAACGCCGTCAACCAGGAGACCGCCTATTTCCCGATCGACGAGGGCAGTGTCAGGGCCTTCACCGCGGCCATCGACACCTATGCCGGGCGCTTGATCGAGAACCTCGCACGCCCGGCCGCACCCGGCCAACCACCGCCCGGCGCGGCCACACCCGCCGGCACAGACCAGGCGGCGCAGATCCGGGCCATCGTCGACAGCCTGGGCCACGCTGCCCGACTCGCCTATCTGGGTCAGGTCGAGGGGACCCGGGCCCCGGAGGTCTTCGAGGCCTGGATCAGCGACCGGGACTTCGCCGATCCCTCCCGCTACGCCGTAGACGTGCGGGTGCTCCTGACCAAGGATCAACTCTCCGACCTGCAACAAGTCTTGAAGGGGATCGTGGAGGCCGCCGAGGCCGACCTGAACGCCGAACAGGGCACCCGCAGTTTCTTCGACCGCCTGGCCAGTGTCGCCGCCCGCTTCAGCGTCGACCCCCAGGCCGGCAGCCGCGACCAGTCCACCCGGCTCGCCGACCTCGGGCTCTTGGGCGAGTACCTCCAGGGGCTACCCTACAAGAGCGACGTCCTGGCCCTGACCCAGGACACCTGGACCCGCTGGGGCGCCATGCGCCAATACGAATTCATCGACCAATTGAACAAGAAGATCCGCCGCTACGGGCTCTATTACGCCGATCAGGACAAATGGGTCGACCTGGCGCAAAGCGGCGGGCGCGACCAATCGGAGCTGGTCTATCCCATTCCGCTCGGCGACCTGCCCTAG
- a CDS encoding serine hydrolase domain-containing protein, whose protein sequence is MPKFNLGELLLVCALALGVHPAAATDRGAMQAALQQIADDYLSTRGEPEHISAVSISVLLPGGQDNLNVVAGRVARAADAAPVTPATLFQIGSITKSFTSAALLQLQAEKRLRIEQPLGELLPEYPAWKEVTLRRLLHMTSGIPGYDNSPAMLKSMAAVGLERHWTPPVLVGFADPTYPDAMAPTTGWNYSNTNYILAGMIIERVTGHPYAQEITERFLGERLGLTATYYSPDTYPDTVNARLAAGYFWSHDPENAGLAKLLGRDVSRMDMSWAGAAGGIVATPRDVTHWVAALYQSPLLAAPERQALLSIVSNKTGQPIAATSAADPHGFGLGVAQFSKAPMGTGWYYQGETLGFRVLYVYTPADGIIFAVGLNSQPSDAENKAGDLITNIHAAVAAHR, encoded by the coding sequence ATGCCGAAGTTTAACCTTGGGGAATTGCTGCTCGTCTGCGCCCTGGCGCTCGGGGTCCACCCCGCCGCGGCGACGGACCGGGGCGCGATGCAGGCGGCGCTGCAGCAAATCGCCGACGACTACCTGAGCACCAGGGGCGAGCCCGAACACATCTCGGCAGTGTCGATCAGCGTGCTGCTGCCGGGCGGGCAGGACAATCTGAACGTCGTCGCCGGGCGGGTGGCACGCGCGGCAGACGCGGCACCGGTCACGCCAGCGACACTGTTCCAAATCGGCAGCATCACCAAGTCATTCACCTCGGCGGCGCTACTGCAACTCCAGGCGGAGAAAAGGCTGCGTATCGAGCAGCCCCTGGGCGAACTGCTGCCCGAATATCCGGCCTGGAAAGAGGTGACCCTGCGTCGGCTGCTCCACATGACGAGCGGGATTCCGGGCTACGACAATAGCCCAGCCATGTTGAAGTCAATGGCCGCCGTGGGGCTCGAGCGGCACTGGACGCCGCCGGTCTTGGTCGGTTTCGCCGATCCGACCTACCCCGACGCCATGGCGCCGACGACTGGTTGGAATTACTCCAATACCAACTACATCCTGGCGGGCATGATCATCGAGCGGGTGACCGGCCACCCCTATGCGCAAGAGATCACGGAGCGGTTCCTGGGTGAGCGTCTGGGGCTCACCGCCACCTACTACAGCCCCGACACCTATCCGGACACCGTCAACGCACGGCTGGCGGCGGGCTATTTCTGGAGCCATGATCCGGAAAACGCCGGGCTGGCGAAGCTGCTGGGCCGCGATGTCAGCCGCATGGACATGTCCTGGGCGGGGGCCGCGGGCGGCATCGTCGCGACCCCGCGGGACGTGACCCACTGGGTCGCTGCGCTCTATCAGTCCCCGCTGCTGGCGGCCCCCGAGCGGCAGGCGCTGCTCTCCATCGTTTCCAATAAGACCGGCCAGCCGATCGCGGCGACCTCGGCCGCCGATCCGCACGGCTTCGGCCTCGGGGTTGCCCAGTTCAGCAAGGCGCCCATGGGCACCGGCTGGTACTATCAGGGTGAGACGCTGGGATTTCGCGTGCTCTATGTCTATACCCCGGCGGACGGCATCATCTTCGCCGTGGGGCTGAACAGCCAACCGTCGGACGCGGAAAACAAGGCCGGCGACCTGATCACGAACATTCACGCGGCGGTGGCGGCCCACCGATAG
- a CDS encoding tetratricopeptide repeat protein, producing the protein MYLRTLLPALLLIPILSSSMAAAPEAGYLGVAVCGECHAKERDLWRDSFHDRAMKEPTAKTVLGDFKDVQFTAHGVTSRFFKRDGRFFVRTDGPDGTLKDYPIRYTFGWYPLQQYLIEFPGGRLQSLGIAWDSRPQDQGGQRWFHLYPNEKMDHRNPLHWTAPDQTWNYQCADCHSTDLKKGYDAERHVYDTRFAEINVACEACHGPGSRHVAWAQAAVAAKASGTAPTPPAASTDPTLGLLVDLKDRDGGQWQTDPATGKPARTVPRKSQTQNETCARCHSRRGRIWDELTPGEPLHQGFRLALLSPSLYFPDGQIKDEDYEYGSFIQSRMYHQGVVCSDCHEPHSLKLKAAGNAVCTRCHQAERYDDKTHHHHATGGTGTACVACHMPRRLYMVVDPRFDHSLRVPRPDLSETLGTPNACNACHQDKDAAWAAAAVAGWFPDPARRGPHFGEALHAADTNAADAPARLLALAGDPGQPAIARASALERLHEHPSRDAMLTLPRLLKDPDPLVRAAAVRYLEVTDLRTRTEQAWPLLTDPARTVRLEATRVLAPLATQTMGAELASQLDSALQEYVAAESVNADRPEANLNLGLIALTAGEPEVAERAYREALALDPRFIPAHANLADLYRGQGREAEAQAQLRAGLAVDPESADLHHALGLSLVRAKRLDAALTDLKRAVELAPANTRYAYVYAIALDGAGQTAEALPVLAAAAERDAANTELLVALVQYHAKLGQREAATAWLDKLAAVAPGDPTVDQLRGSLKQP; encoded by the coding sequence ATGTACCTGCGCACCCTGCTGCCCGCCCTGCTGCTGATACCGATCCTGTCATCTTCCATGGCGGCGGCGCCGGAGGCGGGCTACCTGGGCGTCGCGGTCTGCGGCGAGTGCCACGCCAAGGAACGCGACCTGTGGCGCGACTCCTTTCACGACCGGGCCATGAAGGAGCCGACTGCCAAGACGGTACTGGGTGATTTCAAGGACGTGCAGTTCACCGCCCACGGGGTGACCTCACGCTTCTTCAAGCGCGACGGGCGCTTCTTCGTCCGCACCGACGGCCCCGACGGGACGCTCAAGGACTACCCCATCCGCTATACCTTCGGCTGGTATCCGCTCCAGCAATACCTGATCGAGTTCCCCGGCGGACGCCTGCAAAGCCTCGGCATCGCCTGGGACAGCCGCCCCCAGGACCAAGGCGGCCAGCGCTGGTTCCATCTCTACCCGAACGAAAAGATGGACCACCGCAACCCGCTGCACTGGACGGCGCCCGACCAGACCTGGAACTACCAGTGCGCCGACTGTCACTCCACCGACCTCAAGAAGGGGTACGACGCCGAGCGCCACGTCTACGACACGCGCTTCGCGGAGATCAACGTCGCCTGCGAGGCCTGCCACGGCCCCGGCTCCCGCCACGTCGCCTGGGCCCAGGCGGCAGTCGCCGCCAAGGCGTCCGGCACCGCCCCGACGCCGCCCGCCGCGTCCACTGATCCGACCCTGGGCCTGCTGGTGGACCTAAAGGACCGCGACGGCGGCCAGTGGCAGACCGACCCCGCGACCGGCAAGCCGGCCCGCACGGTGCCGCGCAAGAGCCAGACGCAGAACGAGACCTGCGCCCGCTGCCACTCCCGGCGCGGGCGTATCTGGGACGAACTGACCCCCGGCGAGCCCCTGCATCAGGGGTTCCGCCTCGCCCTGCTGTCGCCGTCCCTGTACTTCCCGGACGGCCAGATCAAAGACGAGGACTATGAGTACGGCTCCTTCATCCAGAGCCGCATGTACCACCAGGGCGTCGTCTGCTCGGACTGCCACGAGCCCCACAGCCTGAAGCTCAAGGCCGCGGGCAACGCCGTCTGTACCCGCTGTCACCAGGCCGAGCGTTATGACGACAAGACCCACCATCACCACGCCACGGGCGGCACCGGTACCGCCTGCGTCGCCTGCCACATGCCCCGGCGCCTCTACATGGTGGTGGACCCGCGTTTCGATCACAGCCTGCGGGTGCCGCGCCCCGACCTGTCCGAGACGCTCGGCACCCCCAACGCCTGCAACGCCTGTCACCAGGACAAGGACGCCGCCTGGGCCGCCGCCGCGGTGGCCGGCTGGTTCCCGGACCCGGCCCGCCGCGGCCCCCACTTCGGCGAGGCCCTGCACGCGGCCGACACCAACGCGGCGGACGCCCCGGCGCGCCTGCTCGCCCTGGCCGGCGACCCGGGCCAGCCCGCCATCGCCCGCGCCAGCGCCCTGGAACGGCTCCATGAACACCCGAGCCGGGACGCCATGCTGACGCTGCCCCGTCTGCTCAAGGACCCGGACCCGCTGGTACGCGCCGCCGCCGTGCGCTACCTCGAAGTCACTGACCTGCGCACCCGCACCGAACAGGCCTGGCCCCTGCTCACCGACCCCGCGCGCACCGTGCGCCTGGAGGCGACCCGGGTGCTGGCGCCGCTCGCGACCCAAACGATGGGCGCGGAGCTGGCCAGTCAGTTGGACAGCGCCCTGCAGGAGTATGTGGCCGCCGAGAGCGTCAACGCCGACCGCCCCGAAGCCAACCTGAACCTGGGCCTGATCGCCCTCACCGCCGGGGAGCCGGAGGTCGCCGAGCGCGCCTACCGCGAGGCCCTGGCCCTGGACCCGCGCTTCATCCCCGCCCATGCCAACCTGGCCGACCTCTACCGCGGCCAGGGCCGGGAGGCCGAGGCGCAGGCGCAACTGCGCGCCGGCCTCGCGGTCGACCCCGAGAGCGCCGACCTGCACCACGCGCTCGGCCTGTCACTGGTGCGGGCCAAGCGCCTGGACGCGGCCCTGACCGATCTGAAGCGCGCGGTGGAACTCGCACCCGCCAACACCCGCTACGCCTATGTCTACGCCATCGCCCTGGACGGCGCCGGTCAGACCGCCGAGGCCCTGCCAGTCCTGGCGGCGGCCGCCGAGCGCGACGCGGCTAATACCGAGTTGCTGGTCGCCCTGGTCCAGTACCACGCCAAGCTCGGGCAACGCGAGGCCGCGACCGCCTGGCTGGACAAGCTGGCCGCCGTAGCGCCGGGGGACCCGACGGTCGACCAGTTAAGGGGTTCTTTGAAGCAACCGTGA
- a CDS encoding BglII/BstYI family type II restriction endonuclease, with translation MISVGVIITRCDSLQSIFARLGRGSSYGASTTHMSKLLPKIEGGGSGGCPLLVFGIRDTLYDQSC, from the coding sequence GTGATCTCGGTTGGCGTCATCATTACGCGATGTGATTCATTGCAGAGTATTTTTGCCAGGTTGGGACGCGGAAGCAGCTATGGAGCCTCAACGACGCATATGAGCAAGCTGCTGCCGAAGATCGAGGGAGGCGGCAGCGGCGGTTGCCCACTGCTCGTTTTTGGGATTAGAGACACCCTATATGACCAAAGTTGTTAG
- a CDS encoding MT-A70 family methyltransferase produces MTKVVSITGPTPGEDLLSKVDELYSTILADPPWQFQNRTGKMAPEHRRLLRYPTMAVNDIMDLPVQEVAAERSHLYLWVPNALLAEGLRVMAAWGFTYKSNLIWYKVRKDGGPDGRGVGFYFRNVTEMVLFGVRGGMRTLAPGRRQVNLLSTQKREHSRKPDEIFDLIERCSPGPYLELFARFERDGWDQWGNEDVERNSFHGVALRTGHTEPHLRPLETPAAYRGKA; encoded by the coding sequence ATGACCAAAGTTGTTAGTATTACCGGGCCAACCCCCGGTGAGGACCTGTTGTCGAAGGTGGATGAGCTTTATTCCACCATCCTCGCCGACCCCCCGTGGCAGTTCCAGAACCGCACCGGCAAGATGGCGCCCGAACACAGGCGCCTGCTCCGCTACCCGACTATGGCCGTCAATGACATCATGGACCTGCCGGTGCAGGAGGTCGCCGCCGAGCGCAGTCACCTGTATCTGTGGGTACCCAATGCCCTGCTCGCCGAGGGCCTGCGCGTCATGGCCGCCTGGGGCTTCACCTATAAGTCGAATCTGATCTGGTACAAGGTCCGCAAGGACGGCGGACCGGATGGGCGCGGTGTGGGCTTCTATTTCAGAAACGTCACCGAGATGGTCCTGTTCGGCGTGCGCGGCGGTATGCGGACCCTGGCGCCGGGCCGCCGACAGGTCAATCTGCTCTCGACCCAGAAGCGCGAGCATTCACGCAAACCGGACGAGATCTTCGACCTCATCGAGCGCTGCTCCCCCGGCCCCTATCTCGAACTCTTCGCCCGTTTCGAGCGCGACGGCTGGGACCAGTGGGGCAATGAAGACGTGGAGCGCAACTCCTTTCACGGTGTGGCCCTGCGCACCGGCCACACCGAACCGCACTTGCGCCCGCTGGAAACACCGGCGGCCTATCGCGGCAAGGCGTGA